The following proteins come from a genomic window of Taeniopygia guttata chromosome 25, bTaeGut7.mat, whole genome shotgun sequence:
- the INTS3 gene encoding integrator complex subunit 3 isoform X1 — translation MELGKGKAGAAAGGKLLLCSLLDSKDELEERLERCVGIVTSLTSGLSEREANDALNAHICKGTPQHEEICLGLFTLVLTDPAQAQKCYRDLALVSRDGMNIVLNKINHILMEKYLKLQDTCRTQLVWLLRELVKSGVLGADGVCMTFMKQIAGGDVTAKNIWLAENVLEILTEQREWVLKSSLLVAMAVYTYLRLIVDHHGTAALQALRQKEVEFCVSLLRERFMDCFMIGRDLVRLLQNVARIPEFEQLWKDILHNPQVLSSQFTGVLQLLQSRTSRKFLACRLTPDMETKLLFMTSRVRFGQQKRYQDWFQRQYLSTPDSQSLRCDLIRYICGVVHPSNEVLSSDILPRWAIIGWLLTTCTSNVAASNAKLALFYDWLFFNPEKDSIMNIEPAILVMHHSMKPHPAITATLLDFMCRIIPNFYPPLEAHVRQGVFNSLTHIVEKRVLAHLAPLFDNPKLDKELRAMLREKFPEFCSSPSPPIEVKIEEPVPMEMENHLEKDDGCYDNAEAAFSDDEEELSSKGKKREFRFHPIKESIVEEPVDITPFLEQLDESLRDKVLQLQKGSDTEAQCEVMQEIVDQVLEEDFDSEQLSVLASCLQELFKAHFRGEVLPEEITEESLEESVGKPLYLIFRNLCQMQEDNSGFSLLLDLLSELYQKQPKIGYHLLYYLRASKAALGRMGLYESFAQATQLGELHTCLMMDMKACQEDDVRLLCFLTPSIYTEFPDETLRSGELLNMIVAVIDSFQLQELVCHVMMGNLVMFRKDSVLNILIQSLDWETFEQYCTWQLFLAHNIPLETIIPILQHLKYREHPEALSCLLLQLRREKPSEEMVKMVLSRPCHPEDQFTTSILRHWGLRHDDLLGEHIKALLIKNNSLPRKRQSLRSSSSKLAQLTLEQILEHLDNLRLNLTNTKQNFFSQTPILQALQHVQASCDEAHKMKFSDLFSLAEEYEDSSSKPPKSRRKATALASPRSRKSAAQPPNNEEESGSSSASEEEDTKPKPAKRKRKGSSAVGSDSD, via the exons ATGGAGCTCGGCAAGGGCaaggcgggagcggcggcgggcgggaagctgctgctgtgctcgCTGCTGGACTCCAAGGATGAGCTGGAGGAG aGGCTGGAGCGCTGTGTGGGCATCGTCACCTCTCTGACCAGCGGCCTCTCGGAGCGCGAGGCCAACGACGCCCTCAACGCCCAC ATCTGCAAAGGCACCCCCCAGCACGAGGAGATCTGCCTGGGGCTCTTCACCCTCGTCCTGACCGACCCGGCCCAGGCCCAGAAG TGCTACCGGGACCTGGCGCTGGTGAGCCGGGACGGGATGAACATCGTCCTCAACAAGATCAACCACATCCTCATGGAGAAGTACCTGAAGCTGCAGGACACCTGCAGGACACAG CTGGTGTGGCTGCTGCGGGAGCTGGTGAAGAGCGGAGTGCTCGGAGCCGACGGCGTCTGCATGACCTTCATGAAGCAGATCGCGG GCGGGGACGTGACTGCCAAGAACATCTGGCTGGCAGAGAACGTCCTGGAGATCCTGACGGAGCAGAG gGAGTGGGTGCTGAAGAGCAGCCTGCTGGTGGCCATGGCCGTGTACACCTACCTGCGGCTGATCGTCGACCACCACGGCACGGCCGCGCTGCAGGCGCTGCGGCAGAAGGAGGTGGAGTTCTGCGTCTCCCTGCTCCGGGAGAGG TTCATGGATTGTTTCATGATCGGCCGGGACCTGGTGCGGCTGCTGCAGAACGTGGCGCGGATCCCGGAGTTCGAGCAGCTCTGGAAGGACATCCTGCACAACCCGCAGGTGCTCAGCTCCCAGTTCACAG gtgtgctgcagctcctgcagtcccGGACCTCCCGCAAGTTCCTGGCGTGCCGCCTCACGCCCGACATGGAGACCAAGCTGCTCTTCATGACCTCGCGG GTGCGGTTTGGGCAGCAGAAGCGCTACCAGGACTGGTTCCAGCGGCAGTACCTGTCCACGCCCGACAGCCAGTCCCTGCGCTGCGACCTGATCCGCTACATCTGCGGCGTGGTGCACCCCTCCAACGAGGTGCTGAGCTCCGACATCCTGCCCCGCTGGGCCATCATCGGCTGGCTGCTCACCACCTGCACG TCGAACGTGGCCGCTTCCAACGCCAAACTGGCGCTGTTCTACGACTGGCTCTTCTTCAACCCCGAGAAGGACAGCATCATGAACATCG AACCCGCCATCCTGGTCATGCACCACTCCATGAAGCCCCACCCGGCCATCACGGCCACGCTGCTGGATTTCATGTGCCGG ATCATTCCCAACTTCTACCCCCCTCTGGAAGCCCACGTCCGGCAGGGCGTCTTCAACTCCCTCACGCACATCGTGGAGAAGCGAGTCCTGGC GCACCTGGCCCCGCTCTTCGACAACCCCAAGCTGGACAAGGAGCTCCGGGCCATGCTCAGGGAGAAATTCCCGGAATTCTGCAGCTCCCCCTCACCCCCCATCGAAG TGAAAATCGAGGAGCCGGTTCCCATGGAGATGGAGAATCACCTGGAGAAGGATGACGGCTGCTACGACAACGCCGAGGCCGCCTTCAGCGACGACgaggaggagctgagcagcAAAG GGAAGAAGAGGGAGTTCAGGTTCCATCCGATCAAGGAGTCCATCGTGGAGGAGCCCGTGGACATCACCCcgttcctggagcagctggacgAGTCCCTGCGGGACaaagtgctgcagctgcagaagggcAG tgacacGGAGGCGCAGTGCGAGGTCATGCAGGAGATCGTGGATCAGGTCCTGGAG GAGGATTTCGACTCGGAGCAGCTCTCGGTGCTCGCCTCgtgcctgcaggagctgttcAAGGCTCACTTCCGCGGGGAGGTGCTGCCGGAGGAGATCACCGAGGA GTCCCTGGAGGAGTCCGTGGGGAAGCCGCTTTACCTGATCTTCCG GAACCTGTGCCAGATGCAGGAGGACAACAGCGGCTTCTCGCTGCTGCTGGACCTGCTCTCCGAGCTCTACCAGAAGCAGCCCAAGATCGGCTACCACCTGCTCTACTACCTGCGGGCCAG CAAGGCGGCGCTGGGCAGGATGGGGCTGTACGAGTCGTTCGCCCAGGCCACGCAGCTGGGCGAGCTGCACACCTGCCTGATGATGGACATGAAGGCGTGCCAGGAGGACGACGTGCgcctgctctgcttcctcacGCCCTCCATCTACACCGAG TTTCCGGATGAGACCCTGCGGAGCGGGGAGCTGCTCAACATGATCGTGGCTGTCATCGACTCCTTCCAG ctccaggagctcgTGTGCCACGTGATGATGGGAAACCTCGTCATGTTCCGCAAGGATTCCGTGCTGAACATCCTCA TTCAGAGCCTGGACTGGGAGACCTTTGAGCAGTACTGCACCTGGCAGCTGTTCCTGGCACACAACATCCCCCTGGAGACCATCATCCCCATCCTGCAGCACCTCAAGTACCGGG AGCACCCCGAGGCCCtgtcctgcctcctgctgcagctccgcAGGGAGAA GCCCAGCGAGGAGATGGTGAAGATGGTGCTGAGCCGGCCGTGCCACCCCGAGGACCAGTTCACCACCAGCATCCTGCGGCACTGGGGGCTGCGGCACGACGACCTGCTGGGCGAGCACATCAAGGCGCTGCTGATCAAGAACAACAGCCTGCCCCGCAAGCGCCAGAG CCTGcgcagctccagcagcaagcTGGCCCAGCTGACCCTGGAGCAgatcctggagcacctggacAACCTCCGCCTCAACCTCACCAACACCAAGCAGAACT TTTTCAGCCAGACCCCGatcctgcaggcgctgcagcACGTCCAGGCCAGCTGCGACGAGGCGCACAAAATGAA GTTCTCCGACCTCTTCTCCCTGGCCGAGGAGTACGAGGATTCCTCCAGCAAACCCCCCAAGAGCCGGCGGAAAGCCACGGCGCTGGCCAGCCCCCGCAGCCGCAAGAGCGCCGCGCAGCCCCCCAACAACGAGGAGGAGTCGGGCTCCAGCAGCGCCTCG GAGGAAGAGGACACCAAACCCAAACCGGccaagaggaaaaggaaaggctCCTCCGCCGTGGGCTCGGACAGTGACTGA
- the INTS3 gene encoding integrator complex subunit 3 isoform X2, with amino-acid sequence MELGKGKAGAAAGGKLLLCSLLDSKDELEERLERCVGIVTSLTSGLSEREANDALNAHICKGTPQHEEICLGLFTLVLTDPAQAQKCYRDLALVSRDGMNIVLNKINHILMEKYLKLQDTCRTQLVWLLRELVKSGVLGADGVCMTFMKQIAGGDVTAKNIWLAENVLEILTEQREWVLKSSLLVAMAVYTYLRLIVDHHGTAALQALRQKEVEFCVSLLRERFMDCFMIGRDLVRLLQNVARIPEFEQLWKDILHNPQVLSSQFTGVLQLLQSRTSRKFLACRLTPDMETKLLFMTSRVRFGQQKRYQDWFQRQYLSTPDSQSLRCDLIRYICGVVHPSNEVLSSDILPRWAIIGWLLTTCTSNVAASNAKLALFYDWLFFNPEKDSIMNIEPAILVMHHSMKPHPAITATLLDFMCRIIPNFYPPLEAHVRQGVFNSLTHIVEKRVLAHLAPLFDNPKLDKELRAMLREKFPEFCSSPSPPIEVKIEEPVPMEMENHLEKDDGCYDNAEAAFSDDEEELSSKGKKREFRFHPIKESIVEEPVDITPFLEQLDESLRDKVLQLQKGSDTEAQCEVMQEIVDQVLEEDFDSEQLSVLASCLQELFKAHFRGEVLPEEITEESLEESVGKPLYLIFRNLCQMQEDNSGFSLLLDLLSELYQKQPKIGYHLLYYLRASKAALGRMGLYESFAQATQLGELHTCLMMDMKACQEDDVRLLCFLTPSIYTEFPDETLRSGELLNMIVAVIDSFQLQELVCHVMMGNLVMFRKDSVLNILIQSLDWETFEQYCTWQLFLAHNIPLETIIPILQHLKYREHPEALSCLLLQLRREKPSEEMVKMVLSRPCHPEDQFTTSILRHWGLRHDDLLGEHIKALLIKNNSLPRKRQSLRSSSSKLAQLTLEQILEHLDNLRLNLTNTKQNCAAARPGQLRRGAQNEVLRPLLPGRGVRGFLQQTPQEPAESHGAGQPPQPQERRAAPQQRGGVGLQQRLGGRGHQTQTGQEEKERLLRRGLGQ; translated from the exons ATGGAGCTCGGCAAGGGCaaggcgggagcggcggcgggcgggaagctgctgctgtgctcgCTGCTGGACTCCAAGGATGAGCTGGAGGAG aGGCTGGAGCGCTGTGTGGGCATCGTCACCTCTCTGACCAGCGGCCTCTCGGAGCGCGAGGCCAACGACGCCCTCAACGCCCAC ATCTGCAAAGGCACCCCCCAGCACGAGGAGATCTGCCTGGGGCTCTTCACCCTCGTCCTGACCGACCCGGCCCAGGCCCAGAAG TGCTACCGGGACCTGGCGCTGGTGAGCCGGGACGGGATGAACATCGTCCTCAACAAGATCAACCACATCCTCATGGAGAAGTACCTGAAGCTGCAGGACACCTGCAGGACACAG CTGGTGTGGCTGCTGCGGGAGCTGGTGAAGAGCGGAGTGCTCGGAGCCGACGGCGTCTGCATGACCTTCATGAAGCAGATCGCGG GCGGGGACGTGACTGCCAAGAACATCTGGCTGGCAGAGAACGTCCTGGAGATCCTGACGGAGCAGAG gGAGTGGGTGCTGAAGAGCAGCCTGCTGGTGGCCATGGCCGTGTACACCTACCTGCGGCTGATCGTCGACCACCACGGCACGGCCGCGCTGCAGGCGCTGCGGCAGAAGGAGGTGGAGTTCTGCGTCTCCCTGCTCCGGGAGAGG TTCATGGATTGTTTCATGATCGGCCGGGACCTGGTGCGGCTGCTGCAGAACGTGGCGCGGATCCCGGAGTTCGAGCAGCTCTGGAAGGACATCCTGCACAACCCGCAGGTGCTCAGCTCCCAGTTCACAG gtgtgctgcagctcctgcagtcccGGACCTCCCGCAAGTTCCTGGCGTGCCGCCTCACGCCCGACATGGAGACCAAGCTGCTCTTCATGACCTCGCGG GTGCGGTTTGGGCAGCAGAAGCGCTACCAGGACTGGTTCCAGCGGCAGTACCTGTCCACGCCCGACAGCCAGTCCCTGCGCTGCGACCTGATCCGCTACATCTGCGGCGTGGTGCACCCCTCCAACGAGGTGCTGAGCTCCGACATCCTGCCCCGCTGGGCCATCATCGGCTGGCTGCTCACCACCTGCACG TCGAACGTGGCCGCTTCCAACGCCAAACTGGCGCTGTTCTACGACTGGCTCTTCTTCAACCCCGAGAAGGACAGCATCATGAACATCG AACCCGCCATCCTGGTCATGCACCACTCCATGAAGCCCCACCCGGCCATCACGGCCACGCTGCTGGATTTCATGTGCCGG ATCATTCCCAACTTCTACCCCCCTCTGGAAGCCCACGTCCGGCAGGGCGTCTTCAACTCCCTCACGCACATCGTGGAGAAGCGAGTCCTGGC GCACCTGGCCCCGCTCTTCGACAACCCCAAGCTGGACAAGGAGCTCCGGGCCATGCTCAGGGAGAAATTCCCGGAATTCTGCAGCTCCCCCTCACCCCCCATCGAAG TGAAAATCGAGGAGCCGGTTCCCATGGAGATGGAGAATCACCTGGAGAAGGATGACGGCTGCTACGACAACGCCGAGGCCGCCTTCAGCGACGACgaggaggagctgagcagcAAAG GGAAGAAGAGGGAGTTCAGGTTCCATCCGATCAAGGAGTCCATCGTGGAGGAGCCCGTGGACATCACCCcgttcctggagcagctggacgAGTCCCTGCGGGACaaagtgctgcagctgcagaagggcAG tgacacGGAGGCGCAGTGCGAGGTCATGCAGGAGATCGTGGATCAGGTCCTGGAG GAGGATTTCGACTCGGAGCAGCTCTCGGTGCTCGCCTCgtgcctgcaggagctgttcAAGGCTCACTTCCGCGGGGAGGTGCTGCCGGAGGAGATCACCGAGGA GTCCCTGGAGGAGTCCGTGGGGAAGCCGCTTTACCTGATCTTCCG GAACCTGTGCCAGATGCAGGAGGACAACAGCGGCTTCTCGCTGCTGCTGGACCTGCTCTCCGAGCTCTACCAGAAGCAGCCCAAGATCGGCTACCACCTGCTCTACTACCTGCGGGCCAG CAAGGCGGCGCTGGGCAGGATGGGGCTGTACGAGTCGTTCGCCCAGGCCACGCAGCTGGGCGAGCTGCACACCTGCCTGATGATGGACATGAAGGCGTGCCAGGAGGACGACGTGCgcctgctctgcttcctcacGCCCTCCATCTACACCGAG TTTCCGGATGAGACCCTGCGGAGCGGGGAGCTGCTCAACATGATCGTGGCTGTCATCGACTCCTTCCAG ctccaggagctcgTGTGCCACGTGATGATGGGAAACCTCGTCATGTTCCGCAAGGATTCCGTGCTGAACATCCTCA TTCAGAGCCTGGACTGGGAGACCTTTGAGCAGTACTGCACCTGGCAGCTGTTCCTGGCACACAACATCCCCCTGGAGACCATCATCCCCATCCTGCAGCACCTCAAGTACCGGG AGCACCCCGAGGCCCtgtcctgcctcctgctgcagctccgcAGGGAGAA GCCCAGCGAGGAGATGGTGAAGATGGTGCTGAGCCGGCCGTGCCACCCCGAGGACCAGTTCACCACCAGCATCCTGCGGCACTGGGGGCTGCGGCACGACGACCTGCTGGGCGAGCACATCAAGGCGCTGCTGATCAAGAACAACAGCCTGCCCCGCAAGCGCCAGAG CCTGcgcagctccagcagcaagcTGGCCCAGCTGACCCTGGAGCAgatcctggagcacctggacAACCTCCGCCTCAACCTCACCAACACCAAGCAGAACT gcgctgcagcACGTCCAGGCCAGCTGCGACGAGGCGCACAAAATGAA GTTCTCCGACCTCTTCTCCCTGGCCGAGGAGTACGAGGATTCCTCCAGCAAACCCCCCAAGAGCCGGCGGAAAGCCACGGCGCTGGCCAGCCCCCGCAGCCGCAAGAGCGCCGCGCAGCCCCCCAACAACGAGGAGGAGTCGGGCTCCAGCAGCGCCTCG GAGGAAGAGGACACCAAACCCAAACCGGccaagaggaaaaggaaaggctCCTCCGCCGTGGGCTCGGACAGTGA